CGGCTCACCACAAGATCCGGATCAGACCACCGCCGCCCGCCGCTGAACAAATCGGTCCACATACTCATCCGCCGGCGAATGCAGAATCTCGCGCGGCGTGCCGACCTGGATCAGCTTGCCGTCCTTGAGAATCGCAATGCGGTTGCCAATGCGCACCGCCTCGTCGAGGTCGTGAGTAATGAACACGATGGTCTTGTGCAGGGTCTTTTGCAGCTCCAGCAACTGGTCCTGCATCTCGGCGCGGATCAGCGGGTCGAGGGCGCTGAAGGCTTCGTCCATCAGGATGATGTCGGTATCGGCCGCCAAGGCGCGGGCCAGGCCAACACGTTGGCGCATGCCGCCGGAAAGCTGGTGCGGGTATTTGTTTTCGTAGCCCTTGAGGCCCACGGTTTCGATCCAGTGCAGCGCGCGTTCGGCGCACACCTGCTTGGTTTCGCCGCGCACCTTGAGGCCGTAGGCGACGTTGTCGAGCACAGTCTTGTGGGGCAGCAGGCCGAAGCTCTGGAACACCATGCTGATCTTGTGGCGACGGAATTGACGCAGGGCTTCCATGTCCAGTTGCAGGATGTCTTCGCCGTCCACCAGGATCGCGCCGCTGGTAGGGTCGATCAGGCGGTTGAAGTGGCGCACCAGGGTAGACTTGCCCGAACCCGACAGGCCCATGATCACAAAGATCTCGCCGGTGCCGATGCTCAGTGACAGGTCGTTCACGCCGACCACGCAGCCGGTCTCGGCCAGCACCTGGTCCTTGGTCTTGCCCTGGCCAACCATCGCCAGGGCTTCCTTGGAGCGGTTGCCGAAGATCTTGAAGACGTTTTTAACTTCAATTTTGCTGACAGTAGTCATTTGCTCGCCTCATGCCGTGGACGACCATAGGCCTGGGTAATGCGGTCGATGACCACTGCAAGAATCACAATCGCCAGCCCCGCTTCGAGGCCACGGCCGACGTTGAGGGTCTGGATGCCGACGAGCACGTCTTCACCCAAGCCACGGGCGCCGATCATCGAGGCGATCACCACCATCGACAACGCCATCATGGTGGTCTGGTTGATACCCGCCATGATGCTCGGCAATGCCAGCGGCAGTTGCACGCCAAACAGTTGCTGCCAGCGGTTGGCACCGAAGGCGTTGATGGCTTCCATGACTTCGCCGTCGACCTGGCGAATGCCCAAGTCGGTGAGGCGAATCAACGGTGGCGCGGCGTAGATCACCGTGGCGAAAATCGCCGGCACCTTGCCCAGGCCAAACAGCATCAGCACCGGGATCAGGTACACGAAGCTGGGCATGGTTTGCATGATGTCGAGCAGCGGCATCAGCACCGAGCGCAGGCGATTGCTGCGTGCAGACAAAATGCCCAACGGAATGCCGATCAGCACCGAGATCACCGTGGCGACCATCATCAGTGCCAGGGTTTGCATGAGCTTGTCCCACAGGCCAACCGCGCCCACCAGGAACAGCAGACCGACGATCACTGCCGTGGTCACCAGCTTGCGGGTGGCGTGCCAGGCAATACCGCCGACGATGGCCAGCATCAGCCACCAGGGCGCTGCGCGCAGCAAGCCTTCCAGGTTGACGATAGCCCACAACAGCGTGTCGGAGATGTGCCGGAACACATCGCCGTAGTTGGTGACCAGCGAGTCCACCCAACCGTTGACCCAGTCGGCGATGGAAAACGTAAAACTCTCAGGAAACATATCGTGCTCTCGATCCAGTGGGTTGTGGCCGTGTGCCCGGCTAACCCCTCAGGGTAGCCGGACACCCTTGACCTACAAGGCCGCGTCGATTTTCTTGGCTGCGTCGTCGCTCACCCATGCGTGCCAGACTTCAGGATGTTCCTTGAGGAAAATTTTCGCCAGTTTTGGCGACTCAATTCGCTCTTTGGCCATGCGACCGAGGTTCTGGTTAAGCAGATCGATAGGCAGGTTGACCTTCTCCAGCACCGCTACCAGTTCAGGCGCTTGTTCGTGGAAGGTCTTGGACAGGCCGACCTTGATGCTCACGCTTTTATCCACACCGGGTTTTTCTTCGAGCTTGACCAGATCGACCTGGCCCATCAGCGGGGTGGGCGACCAGTAGTAAAACAGGATCGGCTCGCCACGCTTGTAGCTCGACAGCACAGCGGCATCCAGCGCCGGGCCGGTGCCAGGGCGGAAGTTGGTGTAGGTGCTTTCCAGGCCGTAGCTTTTGAGCATCTCGCTGTTGTCCAGCTCACAGGTCCAGCCGGCCGGGCAGTTGTAGAAGCGGCCTTTGGACGGTTCTTCCTGGTCCTTGAACACCGAGGCGTATTTGGCCAGGTCGGCGATGTTTTTCAGGTCCGGCGCCTTGGGTTCCAACTTGCGCTTGGCGTCGCCCTCAATCACGTAACGCGGCACGTACCAGCCTTCGACGGCACCGACAACCGGCGCGCCAACGCCAACGACTTTGCCGGCCTTCTCGGCCTTGTTCCAGACTTCGCTGCGGCCTACCCACTCTTCGGCGAACACCTGGATGTCGTTGCTGCTCAGGGCGTTTTCCATGGTGATGGAATTGCCCGGCAGGCTGTCGGTTTTGCAGTCGTAGCCTTTCTCCAGCACGGTTTGCAGGATGTCGGTGAGCAACATGCCGCTTTCCCAGTTCAGCCCGGCGAACTTCACCGGCTTGCCGGATTCGCACCAACCCGCCGCCTCGGCGCCGGCAGAGGCCAGCAAGCCTGCAGATAACACGGTGGCCAGCAGGGTTTTATTCATCTTCATTGTTGTGACGCTCCCAATCTTGAAATGGATTACGGCAGTCAGTAGGCGTCCTGCCCTGTCCACGTCCCATCAGGCTTGTGCAGCCAGCCCGTTTGTCGTTGGTGCAGCGCCCTGCTCTATTGGCAGGATCAGGTGATCGGGCACTGTGCCGTGCCATTTTTTCGCACATACGTAATACAGGGCCGCAGGCAGTACCAGGCCGATGATCCAGGAGATATCCACATCACCCAGCGCGGCAACCAAGGGGCCGGTGTAGAACTTGGTAGAGATGAACGGCAACTGCACCAACACGCCGAACACATAGACGCTGATACCGAGCAGGTTCCAGCGACCGTAGCGGCCCTTCGGGTCGGCCAAGGCCGGAACGTCATAGCGCTCGCGGGTGATGCAGTAGTAATCCACCAGGTTGATTGCACTCCAGGGCGTGAAGAACGCCAGCAGAAACAGGATGAAAGACTTGAACGCTCCGAGGAACGAGTGCTGGCCGAGCAACGCGATCAGGGTTGCAGTGCCGACAATCACCAGCACGAACACCAGACGTTGCAGGCGCGTGACCTCCAGGCGCCCACGGAAGCCACTGACGATGGTCGCAATGCACATGAAGCTGCCGTAGGAGTTCAGGGTAGAGATGGTGACCTTGCCGAACGCGATGCTGAAGTACAGCAGTGCAGCAGTGGCGCCCGTACCACTCAACCCAACGATGTAGGCGACTTCGTGGCCGACAAATTGCCCGTTGGACATGGCCGCGGCAAACACGCCAAGGA
The window above is part of the Pseudomonas sp. KBS0710 genome. Proteins encoded here:
- a CDS encoding glycine betaine/L-proline ABC transporter ATP-binding protein, with the translated sequence MTTVSKIEVKNVFKIFGNRSKEALAMVGQGKTKDQVLAETGCVVGVNDLSLSIGTGEIFVIMGLSGSGKSTLVRHFNRLIDPTSGAILVDGEDILQLDMEALRQFRRHKISMVFQSFGLLPHKTVLDNVAYGLKVRGETKQVCAERALHWIETVGLKGYENKYPHQLSGGMRQRVGLARALAADTDIILMDEAFSALDPLIRAEMQDQLLELQKTLHKTIVFITHDLDEAVRIGNRIAILKDGKLIQVGTPREILHSPADEYVDRFVQRRAAVV
- a CDS encoding proline/glycine betaine ABC transporter permease, translated to MFPESFTFSIADWVNGWVDSLVTNYGDVFRHISDTLLWAIVNLEGLLRAAPWWLMLAIVGGIAWHATRKLVTTAVIVGLLFLVGAVGLWDKLMQTLALMMVATVISVLIGIPLGILSARSNRLRSVLMPLLDIMQTMPSFVYLIPVLMLFGLGKVPAIFATVIYAAPPLIRLTDLGIRQVDGEVMEAINAFGANRWQQLFGVQLPLALPSIMAGINQTTMMALSMVVIASMIGARGLGEDVLVGIQTLNVGRGLEAGLAIVILAVVIDRITQAYGRPRHEASK
- a CDS encoding ABC transporter substrate-binding protein → MKMNKTLLATVLSAGLLASAGAEAAGWCESGKPVKFAGLNWESGMLLTDILQTVLEKGYDCKTDSLPGNSITMENALSSNDIQVFAEEWVGRSEVWNKAEKAGKVVGVGAPVVGAVEGWYVPRYVIEGDAKRKLEPKAPDLKNIADLAKYASVFKDQEEPSKGRFYNCPAGWTCELDNSEMLKSYGLESTYTNFRPGTGPALDAAVLSSYKRGEPILFYYWSPTPLMGQVDLVKLEEKPGVDKSVSIKVGLSKTFHEQAPELVAVLEKVNLPIDLLNQNLGRMAKERIESPKLAKIFLKEHPEVWHAWVSDDAAKKIDAAL